One Natranaerovirga hydrolytica genomic region harbors:
- a CDS encoding IS91 family transposase, with protein sequence MSKIKSILSYNAINYISKFSTSIQQVKAINSIVSCRTPNMGSHKLSCDCGHSKVVSNSCSNRHCPTCGSFKKELWVNKQQESLLPSHYFHLVFTVPDTLRSFIYFNQKILYDLLYDSVSKTILDLSKNELGVIPGFSLILHTWSQTLMFHPHLHCVLAGGGLSKDESFFKSFRKKFFLHVKVLSPVFKGKFLEGFKTLYNNGDLKFPYDLEYLKSLDDFASFVDNLYLKDWVVFSKPVFKCSNHVIKYLGRYTHRVAISDYRIVSTDDSIVTFSYLDNKDGGKKKFMSLTYDEFMRRFLMHVLPHRFVKIRHYGFLTNRFRAQKVALCRKFIAKQSGVVLKITPSVDKFELLIKLIGKEKLCCPNCGNFYTYTHEVNLN encoded by the coding sequence TTGAGTAAGATTAAGTCTATTTTATCATATAATGCTATCAATTATATATCTAAATTTTCTACTTCTATTCAACAGGTTAAAGCCATTAATTCTATTGTTTCTTGTCGCACCCCTAATATGGGCTCTCATAAGCTTTCTTGTGACTGCGGCCATTCTAAAGTTGTTTCTAATTCTTGTTCTAATAGACATTGTCCTACCTGTGGTTCTTTTAAGAAAGAGTTATGGGTGAATAAACAACAGGAGTCTTTGTTGCCTTCTCATTATTTTCATCTTGTTTTTACTGTACCGGATACCCTTAGGTCCTTTATTTATTTTAATCAAAAGATCCTTTATGATCTTCTTTATGATTCAGTTTCTAAAACAATTTTAGACCTTTCTAAAAATGAACTAGGGGTTATTCCTGGGTTTTCTTTAATTCTACATACTTGGAGCCAAACCCTTATGTTTCATCCACATCTTCATTGTGTTTTGGCTGGGGGTGGTCTTTCTAAAGATGAATCTTTTTTTAAGTCTTTTAGAAAGAAGTTTTTTCTTCATGTAAAGGTTTTGTCTCCTGTTTTTAAGGGTAAGTTTCTTGAAGGTTTTAAAACCCTTTATAATAATGGAGATTTAAAGTTTCCTTATGATTTAGAATATCTTAAGTCTCTTGATGATTTTGCATCTTTTGTTGATAATCTTTATTTAAAGGATTGGGTTGTTTTTTCCAAGCCTGTTTTTAAATGTTCTAATCATGTGATTAAGTATCTTGGGCGTTATACTCATCGTGTTGCAATTTCTGATTATCGAATTGTATCAACAGATGATTCTATAGTTACTTTTTCTTATCTTGATAATAAGGATGGTGGTAAAAAGAAGTTTATGTCTTTGACTTATGATGAGTTTATGAGGCGTTTTCTTATGCATGTGTTGCCTCATCGATTTGTTAAGATTAGGCATTATGGTTTTTTGACTAATCGTTTTAGAGCTCAAAAAGTAGCTCTTTGTCGTAAGTTTATAGCTAAACAAAGTGGTGTTGTTTTAAAGATTACGCCTTCTGTCGATAAGTTTGAACTGCTTATTAAGCTTATTGGTAAAGAGAAGCTATGTTGTCCAAACTGCGGTAATTTTTACACTTATACCCACGAAGTAAACCTTAATTAA
- a CDS encoding tyrosine-type recombinase/integrase — MYEIYRQSLIKEMELRGYSPRSIESYSKYLIRFLHFTNKPVDSLVNEDLKSFLHHLIAKKLSTSYINSVYSSVHLFFTLVLKKSFSLTDVPRVKNSKKLPVVLSRSEVDQIISATSNLKHRAILMTTYSAGLRVSEAVRLKVSDVDSKNMQLHIHSGKSDKDRYAILSHQNLLLLREYYKVYRPTDWLFPSGANSSMYLTSRTVQKTFKASTLKAGILKPVTVHTLRHSFATHLLIAGTDIYTIMQLLGHNSIQTTSVYLHLALSKVLSVASPLDREVSDFE; from the coding sequence ATGTATGAAATTTATCGTCAATCTTTAATTAAAGAAATGGAGCTTCGTGGCTATAGTCCTAGGTCTATAGAGTCTTATTCTAAGTATCTTATACGTTTTCTCCATTTTACTAACAAACCTGTTGATTCTCTTGTTAACGAGGATTTAAAATCTTTTCTTCATCATTTAATCGCTAAAAAACTTTCTACTTCTTATATCAATAGTGTGTATTCTTCTGTTCACCTTTTCTTTACTCTTGTTCTTAAAAAGTCTTTTAGTCTTACTGATGTGCCTCGTGTTAAGAATTCTAAGAAGCTTCCTGTTGTTTTATCTCGTTCTGAAGTTGATCAGATTATTTCTGCTACTTCTAATCTTAAGCATAGGGCTATTTTAATGACTACTTATTCTGCAGGTCTTAGAGTTAGCGAAGCTGTACGTCTCAAAGTTTCTGATGTGGATTCTAAGAATATGCAACTCCACATTCATTCGGGCAAGAGTGATAAAGATCGTTATGCGATTCTTTCTCACCAGAACCTTTTATTGCTTCGAGAGTATTACAAAGTTTATCGTCCAACCGATTGGCTTTTTCCCAGCGGTGCTAACTCTTCGATGTATTTAACGTCTAGGACCGTGCAGAAAACTTTCAAAGCTTCCACTTTAAAAGCTGGTATTTTAAAACCGGTTACGGTTCATACCCTTAGGCATTCTTTTGCTACTCATTTACTTATTGCTGGTACTGATATTTATACCATTATGCAACTTCTTGGTCATAATAGTATTCAAACTACTTCTGTTTATCTTCATCTTGCTCTTTCTAAGGTGCTTTCTGTTGCCAGTCCTCTAGATAGGGAGGTGTCAGATTTTGAGTAA
- a CDS encoding HEPN family nuclease: protein MKKENVTSMIAVVRMANNLLGLIDQHKNNKDIKLSEILEKINKDEHHYFWNQYQMLTSLTAFIVIPKETFWNDVSDIELSKLSERWGLRNVSSKYADMKLKFFLRKIRNSISHGNIEIDKTVFIFKDKNPDTSKYDFIVNLTYDELSKFVQAFARYIMTSDIELQNL, encoded by the coding sequence ATGAAAAAAGAAAATGTAACAAGTATGATAGCTGTTGTGAGAATGGCAAATAATTTACTTGGATTAATTGATCAACATAAAAATAATAAAGATATTAAGCTTTCAGAAATACTTGAAAAAATTAATAAGGACGAACACCATTATTTCTGGAATCAATATCAAATGTTAACGTCATTAACTGCATTTATTGTAATTCCTAAAGAAACATTTTGGAATGATGTTTCAGACATAGAGTTATCTAAATTAAGTGAAAGATGGGGGTTAAGGAATGTTTCTTCAAAATATGCTGATATGAAATTGAAATTTTTCTTAAGAAAGATAAGGAATTCAATTTCTCATGGAAATATAGAAATTGATAAAACAGTGTTTATATTTAAAGATAAAAATCCAGACACTTCAAAATATGATTTTATAGTTAATTTAACATATGATGAATTAAGTAAATTCGTACAGGCATTTGCAAGGTATATTATGACAAGTGATATAGAATTGCAAAATTTATAG
- a CDS encoding GNAT family N-acetyltransferase: protein MKIFETTRLILDEIGVGKFDDLANLLANENVHRFFPKTLDRKESYEFLELIRKRQKEDGVSFWAVIRKEDLKFLGICGLLKQSIDNIDEIEVGYRINDIFWGKGYGTEAAKGCIQYAKDKLELTSVISLILPENKQSIRVAEKNGLKLEKKSMFHGQIHNVYRIHL, encoded by the coding sequence ATGAAAATATTTGAAACAACACGATTGATTCTTGATGAAATTGGGGTTGGTAAATTTGACGATTTGGCAAATTTATTAGCGAATGAAAATGTTCATAGATTTTTCCCTAAAACTTTAGATAGAAAAGAGTCATATGAATTTCTTGAATTAATCAGAAAAAGACAAAAGGAAGATGGCGTGTCTTTTTGGGCTGTGATACGAAAAGAGGACTTGAAATTTCTCGGCATTTGCGGATTACTTAAACAAAGTATTGACAACATAGACGAAATCGAAGTTGGGTATAGAATCAATGATATTTTTTGGGGCAAAGGATACGGTACTGAAGCCGCTAAAGGTTGTATTCAATACGCAAAAGACAAATTAGAATTAACTTCAGTGATAAGCCTTATTCTTCCAGAAAACAAACAATCAATACGTGTTGCTGAGAAGAACGGATTAAAACTTGAGAAGAAATCAATGTTTCACGGGCAGATACACAATGTTTATAGAATACATTTATAA
- a CDS encoding DUF5050 domain-containing protein, with the protein MKYKAVFCILMTLILVSAYVADKDISGITHSIESIDVIDPELTETTFKTMKSGDRIIEETEYKENKSRTESVISVGGKPGNMLNFGLADSDEENIVYVWDNKIIIIDIEGSNRGVISNDRAQFVCIYDEWVYYRRIGPTSDPINGIYKMRKDGTELTQITSDTTQILYVVGEWIYYNNWSYTTDICRVMIDGSNKETLYKGQYDSLSTDGEHLYFSDFGKKKYIKAPMDGGEYEVIIDNQWGIIPQLAGDWIYYMDGETYEFMRMKKDGTENEKCSEGYPLNFITNHTYLYNGRFRQDIHTGEVTTWTDINYSKIQLVGNQVLLWVNNYSEDAPMEVESSSLMLITEQGEEVMLEFISYCDE; encoded by the coding sequence ATGAAGTATAAAGCGGTGTTTTGTATTTTAATGACGTTGATTTTGGTATCGGCATATGTTGCAGATAAAGATATAAGTGGAATTACACATAGTATTGAAAGTATAGATGTTATTGATCCTGAATTAACAGAAACTACTTTTAAAACAATGAAAAGTGGAGATAGAATCATTGAAGAAACAGAATATAAAGAAAACAAGAGCCGCACCGAATCTGTTATATCGGTTGGTGGCAAACCTGGGAATATGCTCAATTTTGGACTAGCAGATTCGGATGAAGAGAATATTGTTTACGTTTGGGATAATAAGATTATAATTATTGACATTGAAGGAAGTAATAGAGGTGTAATAAGTAATGACCGCGCTCAATTTGTTTGTATTTATGATGAGTGGGTATATTATCGTAGAATTGGACCAACTAGCGACCCGATAAATGGCATATATAAAATGCGAAAAGATGGGACAGAATTAACTCAAATAACTTCTGACACTACTCAAATATTATATGTGGTTGGTGAGTGGATATATTATAATAACTGGTCTTATACAACAGATATATGTAGAGTGATGATTGATGGGAGCAATAAAGAAACTTTATATAAAGGACAATATGATAGCTTATCAACTGATGGAGAACATTTGTATTTTAGTGATTTTGGAAAGAAGAAATATATAAAGGCACCAATGGACGGTGGAGAATATGAAGTAATTATTGATAATCAATGGGGAATTATTCCACAGCTTGCAGGTGATTGGATTTACTATATGGATGGAGAAACATACGAATTTATGAGAATGAAGAAAGATGGTACAGAAAACGAAAAATGCTCTGAAGGATATCCATTAAACTTTATCACAAATCATACTTATTTATATAATGGTAGATTTAGGCAAGATATTCACACGGGTGAGGTTACAACATGGACAGATATCAATTATAGTAAGATTCAATTAGTTGGTAATCAGGTGTTATTATGGGTGAATAATTACTCTGAGGATGCTCCAATGGAAGTAGAGAGTAGTTCGCTTATGTTAATAACGGAGCAGGGTGAAGAGGTTATGTTAGAGTTTATATCTTATTGTGATGAATAA
- a CDS encoding alpha/beta fold hydrolase, giving the protein MNYKIEGKENKTLVVFVNGAGISKWMWRYQKALCKKYKCIFFDLPGHGDNSHIDFISIDDVSLFLIDLIKNKSDDNKAVVIGLSIGAQIALNLLKSYNEHISKAVVISGLNKPMKIFNLLLKPMIEMSTPLIKNKSFSKIQFKQFSLPTDWFEDYYKDSLKVSKESLINITKENMSFNFDQIVGDIPTLILTGEREKRIMKKSAHKTASYIKESESYIIKGAGHGIPYEKPELFNNILVSFISNEKINVQKGVIVQQGY; this is encoded by the coding sequence ATGAATTATAAAATAGAGGGAAAAGAAAATAAAACACTAGTAGTATTTGTGAATGGAGCTGGAATTAGTAAATGGATGTGGAGATACCAGAAAGCATTATGTAAAAAGTACAAATGTATCTTTTTTGATTTACCAGGACATGGTGACAATTCACATATTGATTTTATTTCAATTGATGATGTAAGTCTCTTTTTGATTGATTTAATTAAGAATAAATCTGATGACAATAAAGCTGTTGTAATAGGTCTTTCTATTGGAGCACAAATAGCATTAAACTTATTAAAGTCATATAATGAGCACATTTCAAAAGCAGTAGTTATCAGTGGTCTTAATAAACCTATGAAGATATTTAATCTTCTACTTAAGCCAATGATTGAAATGTCAACACCACTTATTAAAAATAAGAGTTTTTCCAAAATTCAATTTAAGCAATTTTCACTTCCTACAGATTGGTTTGAGGATTATTATAAAGACTCTTTAAAAGTATCAAAAGAATCTTTAATAAATATAACTAAAGAAAATATGTCATTTAATTTTGACCAAATAGTGGGTGATATACCTACGTTGATTTTAACAGGGGAAAGAGAAAAAAGAATAATGAAGAAATCGGCACATAAAACAGCTAGCTATATAAAAGAAAGTGAATCTTATATCATCAAAGGTGCTGGGCACGGGATACCATATGAAAAACCAGAACTGTTTAATAATATTCTTGTGAGTTTTATATCAAATGAAAAAATTAATGTTCAAAAAGGAGTGATAGTTCAACAAGGATATTAA
- a CDS encoding 8-oxo-dGTP diphosphatase, producing the protein MTNTKLMNMCMIVDEQNDRVIVQDKVNSDWGGITFPGGKVENGESIIESTIREVKEETGLEVANLKFSGLIDWYNDVTHERWFIFLFKTNTYFGQMINETHEGKVFWTEIDELSSMNLASGMKDYLRLFSDNNLNEAFAIWNDHLWGEFKFI; encoded by the coding sequence ATGACAAATACAAAACTAATGAATATGTGTATGATTGTTGATGAACAAAATGATAGGGTTATTGTTCAAGATAAAGTTAATAGTGACTGGGGAGGTATAACATTTCCAGGTGGCAAGGTAGAGAATGGTGAAAGCATTATTGAATCAACAATTAGAGAAGTTAAAGAAGAAACAGGTCTTGAAGTAGCTAATTTAAAATTTAGTGGACTTATAGATTGGTATAATGATGTGACTCACGAAAGATGGTTTATATTTCTATTTAAGACAAATACATATTTTGGTCAAATGATAAATGAAACCCATGAAGGTAAGGTATTCTGGACAGAAATAGATGAATTATCAAGTATGAATTTAGCCAGCGGTATGAAGGATTATTTAAGATTATTTTCTGATAATAATTTAAATGAAGCATTTGCTATATGGAATGATCATTTATGGGGTGAGTTCAAATTTATTTAA
- a CDS encoding DUF7000 family protein, translated as MKKLSYYVNAYQEQLKKGDIQQAYNGLVKYVMRLRTTLSKNLSDSYYFGNLFQGYMDYTYFYYSNDFLKERKLKLALVLNHTNMQFEIWLLGQTAPIQEKYWQSFKTSKWNKDRATKPKYSILETVLIENPNFNDLNLLSQQIEDRLVIISREIIDDIKKLN; from the coding sequence ATGAAAAAGCTAAGTTATTATGTCAACGCATATCAGGAACAACTCAAAAAAGGAGATATTCAACAAGCATATAATGGACTTGTAAAGTATGTAATGAGATTAAGAACGACTTTATCTAAAAACTTGTCAGACAGCTATTATTTTGGTAATCTTTTTCAAGGTTATATGGATTATACCTACTTCTATTATTCCAACGACTTTTTAAAAGAGCGAAAACTGAAATTGGCACTTGTATTAAACCACACAAATATGCAATTTGAAATATGGCTTTTAGGACAAACAGCACCAATACAAGAGAAATATTGGCAGTCTTTCAAAACTAGTAAATGGAATAAAGACAGAGCCACTAAACCTAAATACTCAATTCTTGAAACTGTGTTAATTGAAAATCCCAATTTTAATGATTTGAATTTGCTCTCCCAACAAATCGAAGACAGATTAGTAATCATTTCAAGGGAAATCATTGACGACATAAAAAAATTAAATTAA
- a CDS encoding GNAT family N-acetyltransferase produces MNDIYNIRLIQKEELQGLLDLYRHLDNGDPVLEDSVTLQKLWHSIYLDPNLYYIVAEKESLLVSTCTISIIKNLTRNMRPYGLIENVVTHSEYRNQGLGKKVLKKAVEIAKKNNCYKVMLLTGSKKQETLNFYKSAGFKDDLKTGFIIKL; encoded by the coding sequence ATGAATGACATATATAATATAAGATTAATTCAAAAGGAAGAGTTGCAAGGTTTATTAGATCTATACAGGCATTTAGATAATGGAGACCCCGTATTAGAGGATTCAGTAACTTTACAGAAATTGTGGCATAGCATTTATCTTGATCCAAATTTATATTACATAGTTGCAGAGAAAGAAAGCTTATTAGTATCAACTTGTACCATCTCAATTATAAAAAATCTAACTAGAAATATGCGCCCATATGGTTTGATTGAGAATGTTGTAACGCATTCAGAATATAGAAATCAAGGACTAGGCAAGAAGGTCTTAAAAAAAGCTGTAGAAATAGCAAAGAAAAACAACTGTTATAAAGTTATGCTTTTAACGGGTTCTAAAAAGCAAGAAACATTAAATTTTTATAAAAGTGCAGGGTTTAAGGATGATTTAAAGACAGGTTTTATTATAAAGTTATAG
- a CDS encoding GNAT family N-acetyltransferase has protein sequence MELNKLEILKIVRKQLAVDMNCSEEDFFKDGIVFCEAKSNEGRRMFDRQSPFLEVATMGNSTVVSVDRNILLKVKRLFEGKSRDDIFAAPFLFGHSLYYIPDGSKMKQSPCPDGFNFNIKEGKDIQELYETPGFENAIQYDINDPRPDVIAIYAMCNKRIVAMAGASEDSSKLWQIGVDVLPKYRNKGLATVLVSKLTTMIMERGIVPYYGVSSTNIASQCVAYRSGFSPAWMCTYKNTFDGMAPYESDVKINIIPKC, from the coding sequence ATGGAATTGAATAAACTAGAGATATTAAAAATTGTACGTAAACAGTTAGCAGTAGATATGAATTGTTCCGAAGAAGATTTTTTTAAGGATGGTATAGTATTTTGTGAAGCAAAATCCAATGAAGGAAGGAGAATGTTTGATAGGCAGTCCCCCTTTCTTGAAGTTGCTACAATGGGGAATAGCACAGTTGTTTCAGTTGATAGAAATATTTTACTTAAGGTAAAACGCTTGTTTGAAGGTAAATCAAGAGACGATATATTTGCAGCCCCATTTTTATTTGGACATTCTTTATACTATATTCCAGATGGTTCTAAGATGAAACAATCACCTTGCCCAGATGGTTTTAATTTTAACATAAAAGAGGGAAAAGATATTCAAGAGCTATATGAAACACCTGGATTTGAAAATGCAATTCAGTATGATATTAATGATCCTCGTCCTGATGTCATTGCAATTTATGCAATGTGTAATAAGAGGATCGTTGCTATGGCAGGGGCATCAGAAGATAGTAGTAAGTTATGGCAAATAGGAGTAGATGTATTACCAAAGTATAGAAACAAAGGACTTGCCACAGTTTTAGTAAGTAAACTTACAACAATGATTATGGAACGAGGGATTGTACCCTATTATGGCGTTTCTTCAACAAATATTGCTTCGCAGTGTGTGGCATATAGAAGTGGGTTTAGTCCCGCTTGGATGTGTACATATAAAAATACATTTGATGGAATGGCTCCTTATGAGTCTGATGTAAAAATAAACATCATTCCTAAATGTTAA
- a CDS encoding response regulator transcription factor yields MLKILLIEDDATLFKEIKDRLMDWEYEVYGIENFQNIMERFAKVQPDLVIIDIQLPKYDGFHWCRSIREHSNVPIVFLSSRDHPTDMVMSMNLGADDYIQKPFHFEVLIAKIQAILRRVYNYSTTTSDLKVWMGATVDLERNRVSNEKGMIELTKNEIFILKLLIERKNKVVSREYLMNLLWDDQRFISDNTLTVNVNRLRKKLAEIGMENGIETKVGQGYIAIEQVGK; encoded by the coding sequence TTGCTTAAGATATTATTAATTGAAGATGATGCTACTCTATTTAAAGAGATAAAAGACCGGCTTATGGACTGGGAGTATGAAGTGTATGGGATTGAAAACTTTCAAAATATCATGGAGCGATTTGCTAAAGTTCAGCCAGATTTAGTGATTATTGATATCCAGCTTCCTAAATATGATGGTTTTCATTGGTGCCGTAGTATCCGTGAGCATTCTAATGTTCCAATTGTCTTTTTATCTTCACGAGATCACCCTACAGATATGGTGATGTCGATGAATTTAGGTGCAGATGATTACATTCAAAAGCCCTTTCACTTTGAAGTGCTAATTGCAAAAATACAAGCCATTTTGCGTCGTGTATATAACTACAGTACAACCACTTCCGACCTGAAGGTATGGATGGGTGCAACGGTTGATCTGGAGAGAAATCGTGTATCAAATGAAAAGGGAATGATTGAGCTTACTAAAAATGAAATATTTATCTTGAAGCTGCTCATTGAGCGTAAAAATAAGGTTGTCAGCCGAGAATATTTAATGAACCTGCTGTGGGATGATCAGCGATTTATAAGTGATAATACCTTAACAGTGAATGTAAATAGACTACGTAAAAAACTAGCTGAAATTGGGATGGAAAATGGCATAGAAACAAAAGTCGGACAAGGATACATTGCTATAGAGCAGGTGGGAAAATGA
- a CDS encoding sensor histidine kinase produces the protein MIKKFLMERISWIILIVLLPLLALILAYLDPALSIDSIFYYVFLSLVISFLFVFIRYFKETSFYKELALRDSTTDITSLPEPNSSFESFIYKQITSSIEQLEKDASTNRLLLEQEKDDLLSWIHEVKTPLTALKLIIDRSEDHQLKSDLMHEWLRIHYLLDQQLHQKRIPFIENDLFIEKVELESLLYSEIHTLRSWCLKKGIGFDVELNSTHVLTDGKWLSFILRQLLTNAVKYSEEGSEITIQSVDKVGQTILTVADNGRGIDPRDVSRIFDKGFTSTSKYQDQHATGMGLYLAKKAAIPLGIRISIQSILGKGTTVTLTFSKENQFLQIQGV, from the coding sequence ATGATTAAAAAATTCTTGATGGAGAGAATCAGCTGGATTATATTGATTGTACTTTTACCGCTGCTTGCTTTAATACTTGCATACCTAGATCCCGCACTTTCCATTGACTCTATTTTCTATTATGTATTTCTATCCCTAGTTATTTCCTTTCTGTTTGTTTTTATTCGCTACTTTAAAGAGACTTCATTTTATAAAGAGTTGGCCTTAAGGGATTCTACGACTGATATTACAAGTCTTCCTGAACCAAACAGTTCATTTGAATCATTCATTTATAAGCAGATTACCTCTTCAATAGAACAGTTGGAAAAAGATGCCTCTACCAACCGGCTTCTCCTTGAACAAGAGAAGGATGATCTACTTTCTTGGATTCATGAAGTGAAAACACCATTAACAGCATTGAAATTAATCATTGACCGTTCGGAAGACCATCAATTAAAATCTGACCTCATGCATGAATGGTTAAGAATCCACTATTTGCTTGATCAACAGCTGCACCAAAAGCGTATACCTTTCATTGAAAATGATTTGTTTATTGAAAAAGTAGAGTTAGAGTCACTTCTTTATAGTGAGATTCATACGTTGCGGTCTTGGTGTTTAAAAAAGGGAATTGGTTTTGATGTAGAATTAAATTCAACACATGTCCTCACTGATGGAAAATGGCTGTCCTTTATCCTTCGGCAGCTTTTAACAAATGCTGTAAAATATAGCGAAGAAGGTTCTGAAATTACGATACAATCGGTTGATAAAGTGGGACAAACGATTCTAACTGTAGCAGATAACGGTCGGGGAATAGACCCTCGTGATGTGTCAAGAATTTTTGACAAAGGATTTACATCTACCAGCAAGTATCAGGATCAACATGCTACTGGCATGGGTTTATACTTAGCAAAAAAGGCAGCCATTCCGCTTGGTATTCGCATTTCCATTCAGTCAATTCTTGGAAAAGGGACAACCGTGACCCTTACCTTCTCAAAAGAGAATCAATTTCTTCAGATTCAAGGCGTGTGA
- a CDS encoding ABC transporter ATP-binding protein encodes MNILEAKKIHKSYGNKFTKQEVLKGIDISIKKGEFVTIMGASGSGKTTLLNVLSTIDRLSHGSLKIEGEELTKSKEKKLAEFRKLHLGFIFQDYNLLDTLTVKENILLPLSITKTAKKEALKKFKMVAADLGIVEIANKYPNEISGGEKQRTSAARAFIHEPSIIFADEPTGALDSKAASDLLGKLTNLNDKRKVTIVMVTHDPVAASYSSRVIFIKDGQIYTQLNKGEESRNTFLKDIMKTQGVLGGVHYEY; translated from the coding sequence ATGAATATACTTGAAGCTAAAAAAATTCATAAAAGCTATGGAAATAAATTCACCAAACAAGAGGTCTTAAAAGGGATTGATATTAGCATTAAAAAAGGGGAATTTGTTACGATCATGGGTGCATCAGGATCGGGGAAAACAACTCTTCTAAATGTGTTATCAACCATTGATCGCCTAAGCCATGGCTCATTAAAAATAGAAGGTGAGGAACTAACTAAAAGCAAAGAAAAGAAGCTGGCAGAGTTTAGAAAGCTCCATTTAGGATTTATCTTTCAAGATTATAATTTACTTGATACATTAACAGTAAAAGAAAATATCTTATTACCCCTCTCAATTACTAAAACTGCAAAAAAAGAAGCACTAAAGAAATTTAAAATGGTGGCAGCAGATCTTGGAATTGTAGAGATAGCAAATAAATATCCCAATGAAATATCAGGTGGTGAAAAACAAAGAACATCTGCGGCGAGAGCTTTCATTCACGAGCCAAGCATTATATTTGCTGATGAGCCAACGGGTGCTCTTGATTCAAAAGCAGCTTCTGATCTACTGGGTAAATTAACCAATTTAAATGATAAGCGTAAAGTGACCATCGTGATGGTTACTCATGATCCTGTTGCAGCAAGCTACAGCAGTCGTGTTATTTTTATTAAGGATGGTCAGATATATACTCAATTGAACAAAGGGGAAGAAAGTCGAAACACATTTTTAAAGGATATTATGAAGACGCAAGGTGTACTAGGAGGGGTGCACTATGAGTATTAA